TGGGTCCACAGGCGCAGCTGGCATTCAAAGATGTTTGGTAGTCTGTCTTTAACCTTGTAGGtgtacaaaaaagaaagaaagcagctGTTAAAGGTTGGATATGATCAATCTGGACTATCTGTTAAGAGGTGACAGTGCGACTGTACCTGAAGAGTACTGAGTGAATCTAAGAGGGTGCACACTTTTCCGGGTACAGCTTTCCCCAGAAGGTCCTGCAAGAAGCACTCCCTCTGAGTGGCGTTCCAGCCCTGGAACCAGCTCAGGACACACCGCTGCTCCTGGAGGCTTACGTAGGATATGGGCTCCAGCTCTCTCATCTTAGCTGCACTCGGTGAAGCTAAGGACAGGTTCCCAAGGCTGGGAGGGCTGACTACACCATGTGAAACTGATGGAAAGTCCCCCGGGCTGGGAGTGGAGTAGCCGGTCCAGTGTTGTGTTGCCATGGTCGGTGATCCCTCTGTCGGACCTCTGTGCCTGGAGTTGTGAGCGCTAGACAGCATGTCAGCGGCCGTGAGTCTGTGGCTGTCTgcgggctgctgctgctgctgctgctgatttaGGCCTGGACTGACATAATTGAACCACGACATCTTTGGTAAAGCCGGTTTGTTTCAGCCTGAGGAAAGCCAGCTTTTCCTCTGCTGTAAGTTATTCAGCTCAGCACAGGGAGACTGCTCTGGTCTGGGTAACGTTATCATGTAGCTTAGCTTATATAGCCTATTTGCAACACTACTGTAGGAGTCTTAATTTAGACCTATTGTCCCAATTAACTGCTAAAACATAAATGGTTGAaagtattcctttttttaaacgttaATCACCTTATTGACGAGATATTTGAAGTGCAGCACTGACGAACGAGTCATTCTGCTAATCTTTCTGACAAACCGGAAGAGTGCGCACCGTGCACATAGCTAGACAGTTACAGGCTCATTGGCTTTGTCATGTAGGCGATCAAACTTGCGCAAAATATGCGCAAAGTTTGTTATcgacaaaataaaaagatttaaacgGTAATTTGTGCATActatatatagaatatacatatatatacatccAATAGTactacaaattaataaaatgttctcTGGGCTATAAATGTTGATAcatctttattttcaaattatgcactaacaaacaacaaacaggcTATATAGAGAATATTTGTTGTATACCAGGAGTTACAGTCTAACGCTGTCTTGGGGTCTATGTGGAAAATACATAACATCAAGAAATAAATTTTGACCAAATGACAACCACAAAATTCTTTAAGTCTTTAAGGCTTTGGGATTGGAGTGCTGAATAGTTTTTATAgtttaatttcattcataaacactttaaataaaggttattgtTATAAAATTTACTTTTGTGAAAGGGAAATTTGCtaagataataaaaaagatttatgaTAAGGTTGAAATCGTCAACGATGACGCTGGGTGGAGGAAGGCGTTGCTCGTCGCTCTCGCTGTGAACTGACTAGAGGAACGGAAAATGGCGGATCTGGAAGACGTTAAGCTGGACGGGAGATCGCTACAGTCCCTTCGAGTAGCGGATTTAAAAGCTGCTCTTGAGGAGAGAGGACTCTCGAAAAGTGGGCAGAAGAATGCTTTAATAAAAAGACTCAAAGGGGTGAGTTCTGCTGAGAAATACGGGACCACGGTTGCTTCGAGCTACCGTTAACGAGAAAACAGGCTGATGTTCTCTCGAGGGCCGACAACTATCGTTACTGCCGAGCAGCGTAGCAGAGTTATGGAGGTTGACGACCACCAATCAGCTGAGAAATATGTCTGTTTGCACTACGCGGTGGTTAAGCAGTGTGTTCGCCGCGTAGAATTATACCAACCGTAGAAAGACCCTAAGTTCAATCAACTTATGGGCTAATTTTAACGTCTGTGTCGGGCTATGTTGTCTTGTTAGCTCCTCTGGCTAACGCTGTGACTTGAGCGGTGGCCTGGTTTGCTAGTAGCTATCTGTtactgctagctagctaacggtgtCGGTCGCGAGCAATGTTGGTGTACTAGAGTTTAGCTAGGAGATCAATGTCACACAAGTTGTTAAGAAAGTCTATACCTATTACCAGCTTactatgtatatttatttaacgtagatgcaatgtttttaaatcgACACATTTCGCAGTTTTCCGCCAAATTTAGCATTAATTtagctttaaaatgtagccCAGGCCCGTGAGCTGCATAGGTTCTGTATGAGccagtttgtttacatttagacATGTTATCAACCTTATCTACCCCGCCAAGAAAGTTTGggcatgcttttctttttataagcGAATACCGCAATCACTTTACTGACGTTAGCATTTTTCCGCTGATATGCGCCACAGCAAGTGGTGTTAGCAtttgcttttgctttgtttaaTGTTTATGACCCTAATGTAGAattttgtcatcttttattTGTCATGTAGAATCTGAACATTGTTATTTAGTTATAACCTATAACAAATCTACACTGTCTGTTACCAGTGGATGGTTATATTAtcattactgttttttgttggtATTACACAGTTGTTTGATTTACTGCTTATCACTGCCCAAGATGTTGGAGATTATTGAACATAGCTTACTTCACAAAGTATTTGTGGTTTAcatatgtgtgcatgcaaaatAATTCAATCAGCAGATTGCGAGGATTGCCACATTGCTCACTGTCATGGAAGAGAtggataaaacaacacattttaaattaaagacaCGTAAAATTGAAACCAAGTTGGGCCAGGTAGCTTTTTCTTGCAACTCTGCCAACATCGTTTTCAGTCTGGTCTGCCAGTTGCCAGGCCTGGTCTTATTGACCCTTATGACTCTTACTGTGCTACTTGTTTGCTTCTGACCAGGTAACTCTGTTGTTGTCATCCTCCCCTTTTCCCACAAATTTCCTATTGCCTGCTACTGTACGCTATATCAAAGGCAACAATATTAAGAAAGCTATGCAGAATATTGTTTTTCCCATCTATGTTGATGGCATACCAAAGCACGTGTAGTGACTTATAACAGTTTAAGAATGGAAATGTTGGCAATAGTAATGATAAATGATTACTGAATACAGTACGTAGTAACTATGTTGTCTTAAATTTAACACACTCAACGCATCAGTACCAACTCTTAACACCTTGCAAAGAATGCCTGATTGTTATTTTCATCTAATTAATAAAGTCTATTGTCTCAATAACAGGCTCTCATGCTGGAGAATCTGCAGAGGACTTCCACTGCTCACATTGGGCTGCAGCCAAACTCACAGGTGACTGTCACGGagctttattttcctttcagcCGCTAAAGCCTCTTCCCATAAAATAACAGTATGAATGACAATTAGCAGAAAGGTATATACATTCTATTTTTAATGGTCTCTATATTTAGATTGGTGAGGAAATGAGCCAGAACAGCTTCATCAAGCAGTATCTGGCTAAACAGCAGGAGCTGCTGAGGCAGCGACTGGAGAGAGAAGCTCGTGAAGCATATGACACAAGTGGTAAGTGTGCAACTTAGTAAGGTACTATATACATCTCAGGTCTATTGTATGCAAATATTTTTGTGAttatatttatttctcttttataaACAGAGCCAGAGGACCACACAGAAGTTAATAACAGTACATCATGCCCTCCTCAAGTCCAGGTCAGAAATCTCTTACTTTTCTTACCTTGCATCAGTCACATTCTCTAATCTTTTTTTGGAGATTCTATGCTTCAAAGGAACCTGCTGGTAAGAGTGGTGCCAGATCATTTACATGATTTCNNNNNNNNNNNNccccccccccccccccccccttctgtcCTCACCAGGATGCCACACCAGCATTGGCTGAGCAGCACAAGCCACCTGGCCCCTCTGGTGGAGAGGGATTGTTTGGCGCAGTGAATGAGGAAGAGGGTAACAGGAACCAGGAGGCTGACATGTCTGGTCCTCCTGCTTCTGGCTCTGTGGTTCCTGGTGGTGAGCGCCGGCCAGACAAGGGGTCTGCCTCCAACAAAATTGCTGCTGACAGCGACGATGACGATAGTGAGGATGGCGAGGAGGATGGTGACGATGATGACTGGGAAAGCGGTGCTCGAAGAAGAAGCCACAGAGAGCCAGCAAAAGTGCCCACAACTAGAGAGAGGTCTGGTGCATCCTGTCAACCCCCGCAGCAGCACATGCCTTCCCTTTTGTCTCCTCAACTCCGCCAGCCGACACCTCCTCCCTCCCCACCTCCAGAGTTATCATTCCCCTTGCCTGACACCCCTAAACAGAGCCCCCCTAGTCCAGATGTAGCCCCAGCTAGGCGCTCATCCAGTACCTCTAGCTCTGGTTCATCCAGCAGCGGCAGCCGCAGTAGCAGCCCAGAGCCACAGAGGAGTGGACATGCTGAGCGCAAGCCAGGCCCACTGACCCTTCTGGCACGTAAAATGGCATCAGAAGGTGCTTTTTCGGGAGCAGGTTGGCACCGCGGCGCTGGGGAAGGTGATAGGCAGGACAGCAGTACTCCGGCTACATCATTTCCTGGCAGAGGTCATCCAGAGGGTCTGGTATCTGCCATCACTCACACAGCCAATACTGCAGGCCCTGTGTCATTTCCCATGATTTCAGGCACTCACCAGGGTATCACAGGAGCACAGTCGGCTCATATTCAAGTACCTGTGAGTTTGCTCAAAGCCACAGCAGCagaagagagggacagagagagggactCTCAGATATTAAGAGAAAAGGCCCTTGAGCTGCAAAGGCTACAGATGCAGAGAAAACTTGAGCAAGAACATGAGAGAGttctggagaaagagagaattgAACGTCAGCAGGCATTAGAAAGAGAAGAACGAGAAAAGGCTTTGCAGCGGGAGAGAGAACTTGCTCTAGAACgagagaggaaggagatggAACTAGCTTTGGCCAAAGAGAGGGAAGCGCAAGAACAAGCCTTGGCACAAGAGAGGGCCTTGGAGCTGGAGAGGCAGAAGGAGCTTGAAAGACAGAGGGCCCTGGAGCATGAACgtctgcagagagaaaaggaggagagagagaagcgagagagagaagaaatggTACGAGCAATGGAGCTAGAAAGAGCTAAGGCTTTGGAGcaggaaaggaaggagagagaaagagctctTGAGCAAGAGAGGCTACAGAGGGAAATAGCTCTGGAGGCTgagagaaaggagaaggagaggattGAGAGAGAAAAGGCTTTAGAGCAGGAAAGGTTGGAAAGAGaaaggttagagagagagaaagccttagagaaagagagactagAGAGGGAGAAAGCCTTGGAGCAAGAGCGACTAGAGAGGGAGAAAGCCTTGGAGCAAGAGAGACTAGAAGTGGAAAGAGCCCTGGTGCAAGAGCGactagagaaagaaaaagccaTAGAGCAAGAGCGAATTGAGCGAGAGAAAGCATTGGAGCAGGAGCGAATTGAGCGAGAGAAAGCCTTGGAGCAAGAGCGAATTGATCGAGAAAAAGCCTTAGAGCAAGAGCgaattgagaaagaaaaagcctTAGAGCAAGAGCAAATTGAGAAAGAGAAGGCCTTAGAGCAAGAGAgaattaaaagagagaaagccTTAGAGCAAGAGAGaattgaaagagagaaagccTTTGAGCAAAAGAGaattgaaagagagaaagccTTAGAGCAAGAGagaattgagagagagaaagtcttggagcgagagaaagagaggttgGAGCGGGAGAGAGCCTTAGAACAGAGGTTAGAGCTTgagaggaaggaaaaggagagaaatgaGAGGGACAAAGCATTAGAGCAAGAAAGGATAGAGAGGGAAAAGGCCTTacgagagagggaggaaaaagagagattgGAGAGAGAGGCAGCTCTGGAACAGGTgaggaaggagaaggaaagagccgaaaaggagaagaaagagaggctggagagagagaaagctttagagaaggaaaagaaggagatggagagggcACTCGAACAAGAAAGGTTAAAGAAGGAGCAAGCAATGcaggaagaaaaggaggagcaggagagggCCCTGgaacaggagaaagagagagctaGGGGGACTGAAAAGGATAGGGAGAGTCACCTCCCTCCTTCCAAACATGGCCGTGAGATTGGTCTTACCCCCCTGCCCActcctccccccctctccaCAGGACCAGGTAGAAAGTCATCAACAGAAGCAGGAGAGCAAGAAGATGCCCATACTCCAATGTCCCGGTGTGAAGCAGCAGAATCCGGTGCACCCTTGCCAGCAACACTTCAGTTGCCTCAGTCCTCATTCAAGAAATTCCGGTTTTTACGGGACTCCCCAATTCAGCTCCAATCTTCTTCCCCTTCCATGGTCATAAAACGGCCTCGTAACTTTTCTGATACCGCCCAGCCTCGGGCCTCACATGTTTCCTCCCTCCCATCCTCCGCTGAACAGGAAGATCCACAGATGCGGACAAAACAGGAGGTTGTTGCCAGGGCGCCAGGATCTGAAGGGGCCCAGCCTGAGAAGGAGACCACTGTTAACACCTCAGTGGTCCTAAGTTCCAAAAAAGAAGGGGCCACCAGCCTAGTATTGGAGGAGAAAGATAAAGCAGATACTGTGAAGTCGGAACAGGCTGCCAAGGAAtccaccaaaaaaacaaaagaagtggATGAAAGTAAGGGTCCCACAAACCCAGTGGCTACTGCACAGCAGAGGGGAAGAGCTACAAACAAGGAAGAAAAACTAGTAAGACAAAGATCATCATCTAATGATTCCTCGTCGTCAGAATCGGACTCTCGGTCCTCGTCTTCTCGGTCCTCTGGCTCATCCACATCCTTTCAAGAGAAGACCTGCTCCACTTCAAGAATTAGAAGGGTAAGTGGTCTAAAAGGAACCTCTCACAAACAGTGCCTATTATTGTGggatttttcattcaatatagttttcatttgttttacactgataaacaaaaataatataatatatccTTTATTTGCTAagcacatctacacacacaatgaacacactctgcatttaacccattcTAACTAATAAGGAGCAGTGGGTAGCCAATGCCCAACTCCAGTTGCAATGCCAGTAGTCAATGGCACTGGGAGGAGTTACCTATCATGCATGTTTTATGTCTAAGCACTTCATCAAGCCAAAAATTGACCTGAATTAAGCAGAAAATAGAAAACGCGCAGTTTAAATGCTATATCATCGTCATTTAATCACTTTAGTCACTTGTGCGACCAACTGTATCggataataaattaaaaaggcaTAATCAAGGTGGAGCAAGTGTTACCCAGGCCTTTAAccattaattaaatgtaatgcaggcatgctgttttttcttcttcataaaacaGGAATAGACTGAAGTTTTTAAGCACCATGGCAGTCATCTATCCGCAATACATTGTCTTATTTAGCAATAGTTGTTTAAAGTCCCTCTGTCAGTTAGATGGTAttatcacagcagcagcagtctgctactttcatttataaatGGGATAAATTAATGTTATTGGTTTTTAACTATACATTCAGACATACAAGCAGTGTCTAGTTTTTAGGTGTGTTTAGCGCTCCATGGAGAGTTCAGCTCGGATTGTGCAGATGTTTTCTGACCATGCCTCTATGAGGAAAAGAGAGTAGACCTATCATTGTTCATTGATGCTTGACAATTCAGTACATTTTAAGCTAGCTTTCATGCCTTTACGGTAATAATTTCACCTCGGTATAGTTAAGGTTTCTTTAAGGGTTTAGCAGCACAGTGTTAgggttggagagagagagagagagagagagagagagagagagagagagagagagagagagagagagagagagaaaaaaaaacagtagagcCATGCACATGTGAATGTTTAGATGAAGGGGCAGGTGCAAACGCATTTTATAGTTTAAATAACTAGCTCTGTTTGTCATTGTGTACAACACTAGTTAGCTTACTTGCTTGTTACATGTAGACTAGTCAGATGCTCTGTATGCCCTTGAATCCGGA
The window above is part of the Etheostoma cragini isolate CJK2018 chromosome 12, CSU_Ecrag_1.0, whole genome shotgun sequence genome. Proteins encoded here:
- the acin1a gene encoding apoptotic chromatin condensation inducer in the nucleus isoform X5; translation: MADLEDVKLDGRSLQSLRVADLKAALEERGLSKSGQKNALIKRLKGALMLENLQRTSTAHIGLQPNSQIGEEMSQNSFIKQYLAKQQELLRQRLEREAREAYDTSEPEDHTEVNNSTSCPPQVQDATPALAEQHKPPGPSGGEGLFGAVNEEEGNRNQEADMSGPPASGSVVPGGERRPDKGSASNKIAADSDDDDSEDGEEDGDDDDWESGARRRSHREPAKVPTTRERSGASCQPPQQHMPSLLSPQLRQPTPPPSPPPELSFPLPDTPKQSPPSPDVAPARRSSSTSSSGSSSSGSRSSSPEPQRSGHAERKPGPLTLLARKMASEGAFSGAGWHRGAGEGDRQDSSTPATSFPGRGHPEGLVSAITHTANTAGPVSFPMISGTHQGITGAQSAHIQVPVSLLKATAAEERDRERDSQILREKALELQRLQMQRKLEQEHERVLEKERIERQQALEREEREKALQRERELALERERKEMELALAKEREAQEQALAQERALELERQKELERQRALEHERLQREKEEREKREREEMVRAMELERAKALEQERKERERALEQERLQREIALEAERKEKERIEREKALEQERLEREKALEKEKKEMERALEQERLKKEQAMQEEKEEQERALEQEKERARGTEKDRESHLPPSKHGREIGLTPLPTPPPLSTGPGRKSSTEAGEQEDAHTPMSRCEAAESGAPLPATLQLPQSSFKKFRFLRDSPIQLQSSSPSMVIKRPRNFSDTAQPRASHVSSLPSSAEQEDPQMRTKQEVVARAPGSEGAQPEKETTVNTSVVLSSKKEGATSLVLEEKDKADTVKSEQAAKESTKKTKEVDESKGPTNPVATAQQRGRATNKEEKLVRQRSSSNDSSSSESDSRSSSSRSSGSSTSFQEKTCSTSRIRRDGTPERDSSPQHRVTQEAQAEGLKETPKASPGKREMSVEKSNATADGDSHTKKPFIEAPTREASQRKKDNEREEKTDKQRQLKETAMAEPEKLPETSEETPKGFSARKISISSSKLSPGTGSAEGEQDSGAAAGRKRRWGSSTAVTAKKPSISITTDSLKSLIPDIRPCLGQEAVVDLHPEEAVLSGAEDEERECSDQDLQIRRTVTQVVHSESQENGEKETKRSRHDELEEDEPQGDTEMTRTHEEKMDTSFPGAVESQSPSHSSHDVETNTVTPSDTLIRRSISQQKTGVSITIDDPVRTARQPSPPRGKVSNIVHISNLVRPFTLGQLKELLGRTGTLVEEGFWIDKIKSHCYVTYCSSDEAVATRAALHGVKWPQSNPKVLNVDFCQQDELDFQKGLGVAGKPGAEERGPGSGRGRTSALPSLLPERDQWAEREREMERREKARAEREWDRDKVREFGKPGEEKEEGPRRSRSRERRRKERGKSKEKKTEKKEKMAEDPPAKLLDDLFRKTKAAPCIYWLPLTEEQFVQREAAKAERMKEREKRRKEQDEEEEKKREEERKERVKAGGGPPGERSEGEKEKEKEKEKEKEKDRDGERDRDRDRGRDRERERERVRENDKRRDAYRRPEGRAAGVGRRSRSRSDPRERRR